A genomic segment from Lutzomyia longipalpis isolate SR_M1_2022 chromosome 3, ASM2433408v1 encodes:
- the LOC129793299 gene encoding apyrase-like: protein MFLKWVVCAFATVFLVGVSQAAPPGVEWYHFGLIADMDKKSIASDKTTFNSVLKIDELRHNTKTDQYIYVRSRVKKPVSTRYGFKGRGAELSEIVVFNNKLYTVDDKSGITFRITKDGKLFPWVILADADGQRPDGFKGEWATIKDDTIYVGSTGMLKFTSSLWVKKITKDGVVTSHDWTDKYRKILKALNMPNGFVWHEAVTWSPFRKQWVFMPRKCSRHPFSQELEERTGCNKIVTADENFNDIQVIHIQDQPYNLASGFSSFRFIPGTKNERLLALRTVEQEDQVKTWAVVMDMKGTVLMYEKELYDEKFEGLAFFGGIKKN, encoded by the exons ATGTTTCTTAAGTGGGTTGTTTGTGCTTTTGCGACTGTCTTCCTTGTTGGGGTGAGTCAGGCAGCCCCACCGGGGGTTGAATGGTATCACTTTGGTCTGATTGCTGATATGGACAAAAAATCCATCGCGAGTGACAAAACCACCTTTAACAGCGTCCTAAAGATCGATGAATTGCGCCACAACACAAAAACGGATCAATACATTTATGTGCGTAGTCGAGTGAAGAAGCCCGTTTCCACGAGGTATGGGTTCAAAGGACGCGGTGCGGAATTGTCGGAAATTGTTGTCTTCAACAATAAACTTTACACAGTTGATGATAAATCTGGAATTACGTTCCGCATAACGAAAGACGGAAAACTCTTCCCGTGGGTTATTCTCGCAGATGCCGATGGACAGCGACCCGATGGCTTTAAGGGTGAATGGGCTACAATTAAGGATGATACAATCTATGTTGGATCTACGGGGATGCTCAAGTTCACTTCATCCCTTTGGGTGAAGAAGATCACGAAAGATGGCGTTGTTACGAGTCACGATTGGACTGATAAATACCGAAAGATTCTCAAAGCTCTAAACATGCCAAATGGTTTTGTCTGGCATGAGGCTGTTACGTGGTCTCCATTCAGGAAGCAATGGGTCTTCATGCCGAGAAAGTGCTCAAGGCATCCCTTCTCACAGGAACTCGAAGAACGCACAGGGTGCAATAAAATAGTGACGGCAGATGAGAATTTCAACGACATTCAAGTTATTCAC attCAAGATCAGCCATATAATTTAGCTTCTGGTTTCTCTTCCTTCCGCTTTATTCCTGGTACGAAAAATGAAAGACTTCTCGCCTTGAGGACAGTAGAGCAGGAAGATCAGGTTAAAACTTGGGCTGTGGTCATGGATATGAAAGGAACAGTTCTGATGTACGAAAAGGAACTTTATGACGAAAAATTCGAAGGTTTAGCATTCTTTGGTggtattaaaaagaattaa
- the LOC129793291 gene encoding protein transport protein Sec24B, whose amino-acid sequence MSYEQQRQPMYHTMPNGVPPQMDPRINANGAQQFYPPTGANLPHMPPPVASNLAPTPVVQKMAPHVNLVNGSGATSRTASPAFGGIPASQLPPTAQQPPTSQKPPTTQQPPTVQQPPTSQLPPTSNAWNAQRPPLSAPSVTSQSTFSSNNINNNVTTRAPPASAFAPLKTSTPNQSFNLAAGVQNITLNSNYASPQQPTPATPARPAYPAQPFNGQPQQPLQYQNQQYPTQQQQMQHQQKMQQQQMQQHPMQHQQMQHQQMQQMQHQQMQQMQQPHPFINNVLSATHSGFNRLWGNETVDLLENRHILPPGKIQPPPIRINQQLQESVNCSPDIFRCTLAKVPETKELLNKTRLPLGILIHPFRDLSNLPVIQCSTIVRCRACRTYINPFVLFVDSKKWKCNLCYRVNELPDEFQYDPVSKTYGDVTRRPEVRSSTIEFIAPSEYMLRPPQPAIYLFLLDVSNIAVQSGYLNTVCDTLMEHLDNLPGDVRTQVGFITFSSTVNFYHLADGFNQPHEITVLDIDDVFLPCPDNLLVNLKECRDLIKDLLTQLPKRFANVHEPKSALGAALQAAFKMMSSSGGRVTVFQACLPNYGPGALQSREDPNNRSSKEVNHLGPATDFYKRLALECSGQQIAVDLFLMNSQYSDLATLSGISKFSGGCIHHFPLFNHGKAQQVEFFKRCFERYLTRKIGFEAVMRVRCTRGLAIHTFHGNFFVRSTDLLSLPNINPDAGFGMQIVHEESLSDLRSVCFQAALLYTSSKGERRIRVHTLCLPVASSLTEILYAADVQCMVGLLVKMAVDRSLTAAVSDARDALINATVDVLCAFKVAQNLPSAIAGQVVAPQNLALLPLYISAILKHPAFRVGTSTRLDDRVFSMCEMKTLPLDQLMRYIYPDFYNIDCLFENPTEKVEPSRMHLSAERLDSRSIFLLDCGMQILIFVGTNAQPKLINSVFGVPSTNDIPDLCFTLQNTGTPESEALNAFIESLNEEKPFAASIQIIRDSSSYRSQFTEKLIDDRTDNSLSYYEFLQHLRCQVK is encoded by the exons ATGTCTTACGAACAGCAACGGCAGCCGATGTATCACACAATGCCAAATGGGGTGCCCCCACAGATGGATCCACGAATTAATGCAAATGGGGCACAACAATTCTATCCGCCGACTGGGGCTAATCTTCCCCATATGCCGCCTCCTGTAGCCAGCAATTTGGCCCCGACGCCGGTGGTACAGAAAATGGCGCCGCATGTGAATCTGGTCAATGGGAGTGGAGCCACCTCACGGACTGCCTCTCCGGCTTTTGGGGGTATTCCGGCGTCGCAGTTACCACCAACGGCACAGCAACCACCCACGTCGCAAAAGCCGCCCACAACGCAGCAGCCGCCGACAGTGCAGCAGCCACCAACGTCGCAGCTCCCTCCGACGAGCAATGCGTGGAATGCCCAAAGACCACCACTGAGTGCCCCTTCCGTGACTAGTCAGAGCACTTTTAGCAGCAATAACATCAACAACAACGTTACCACACGCGCCCCTCCGGCCTCGGCATTTGCTCCCCTGAAAACTTCCACTCCAAATCAGTCATTCAACTTGGCTGCAGGCGTGCAAAATATAACGCTAAACTCCAACTATGCTTCACCGCAGCAACCAACCCCTGCGACGCCGGCTAGACCTGCGTATCCGGCGCAACCTTTCAATGGTCAACCACAGCAGCCACTGCAGTATCAGAATCAGCAGTACCCTACGCAGCAACAGCAAATGCAGCATCAACAGAAAATGCAGCAACAGCAAATGCAGCAACATCCGATGCAGCATCAACAGATGCAGCACCAGCAGATGCAGCAAATGCAGCATCAACAGATGCAACAAATGCAACAGCCGCATCCCTTCATAAACAACGTGCTCAGTGCCACCCATTCGGGATTCAATCGTTTATGGGGCAATGAAACGGTGGATTTGCTGGAAAATCGCCACATTCTGCCACCTGGAAAGATCCAACCACCCCCAATAAGGATCAACCAGCAGCTCCAGGAATCGGTCAATTGCAGCCCAGA CATTTTTCGATGTACTTTAGCCAAAGTACCAGAAACGAAGGAGTTGCTGAATAAGACGAGACTTCCACTGGGCATACTAATTCACCCCTTTAGAGACTTGAGT AACCTCCCGGTTATTCAGTGCTCAACAATTGTGAGATGTCGAGCATGTAGGACATACATAAATCCCTTTGTCCTCTTTGTGGACTCTAAGAAATGGAAATGCAATCTTTGCTATCGCGTCAATGAAt tGCCCGATGAGTTTCAGTACGACCCCGTTAGTAAGACGTATGGAGACGTGACGCGCCGACCCGAGGTGCGTTCCAGCACGATTGAATTCATTGCTCCCAGTGAGTACATGTTGCGTCCACCGCAACCTGCCATCTATCTATTCCTGCTGGACGTTTCAAACATAGCCGTCCAGTCGGGGTATTTGAATACTGTCTGTGATACGCTGATGGAGCACCTGGACAATTTGCCGGGTGACGTACGGACGCAGGTGGGTTTTATCACATTCAGCAGCACCGTCAACTTCTACCACCTGGCCGATGGCTTCAATCAACCCCATGAGATCACGGTGCTGGACATCGATGACGTCTTTCTTCCGTGTCCGGACAATTTGCTAGTGAATCTCAAGGAGTGCCGTGATTTGATCAAGGACCTCCTTACGCAGCTACCCAAGCGATTTGCAAATGTGCATGAGCCAAAGTCTGCCCTGGGGGCAGCTCTGCAGGCGGCATTTAAAATGATGAGCTCCTCCGGTGGACGTGTTACCGTCTTTCAGGCATGCCTACCCAACTATGGTCCCGGAGCACTGCAATCGCGTGAGGATCCAAACAATCGGAGCTCCAAGGAAGTCAACCATTTGGGGCCTGCAACGGATTTCTACAAGAGACTCGCCTTGGAGTGCTCAGGGCAGCAGATTGCCGTTGATTTGTTCCTTATGAATAGTCAATACAGCGATCTGGCAACATTGTCAGGAATCAGCAAGTTTAGCGGTGGATGTATTCATCATTTTCCACTGTTTAACCACGGGAAGGCACAGCAg GTTGAATTCTTCAAGCGCTGCTTTGAGCGCTACCTCACGCGAAAGATTGGTTTTGAGGCTGTGATGCGCGTGAGGTGTACGCGAGGGCTGGCCATTCACACATTCCACGGCAACTTCTTTGTCCGTTCCACGGATCTGCTGTCGCTGCCAAATATCAATCCAGATGCCGGTTTTGGCATGCAAATTGTCCATGAGGAGAGTCTCTCGGATCTACGAAGTGTTTGCTTCCAGGCGGCCCTTCTGTACACGAGCAGTAAAGGCGAGCGACGTATTCGTGTCCATACGCTCTGCCTGCCAGTGGCTTCCAGTCTCACGGAGATTCTCTATGCGGCAGACGTGCAGTGCATGGTGGGTCTGCTGGTGAAGATGGCCGTGGATAGATCGCTCACAGCGGCGGTTTCGGATGCACGTGATGCCCTCATTAATGCCACCGTTGATGTTCTCTGTGCCTTCAAAGTGGCACAGAATCTCCCATCGGCGATTGCGGGGCAAGTTGTAGCACCACAAAATCTCGCTCTACTCCCACTCTATATTTCGGCCATTCTCAAGCAT CCTGCTTTTCGTGTTGGAACAAGCACAAGGCTGGATGATCGAGTATTTTCAATGTGCGAAATGAAGACTTTACCCCTTGATCAGCTAATGCGGTACATTTATCCCGATTTCTACAACATTGATTGCCTATTTGAGAATCCCACGGAGAAAGTTGAGCCATCAAGAATGCATCTTTCAGCGGAAAG ACTGGATTCAAGGTCAATCTTTTTGTTGGACTGCGGAatgcaaattttgatatttgtAGGAACAAATGCTCAACCGAAGCTCATAAACAGTGTTTTCG
- the LOC129793298 gene encoding apyrase-like, with translation MGSVKYFYLFIFVLIIFKESSASGSKRRQRIFDEEYKFEIIADYDEKAISTNNPYTYDSNIWIGTVQVINETLLNISFTDESYDIVTRYAHNGRGAELSELLVFNGKMYTFEDKTGIIFDVSSNRLIPWVILGDGAGNETNGFKCEWATVKDDHIYVGSNGLENYHSDGQIENLNHFWIKKVSKIGQVFHENWFHVYEKIRSTLGMSLPGFIVHEAVVWSPINRKWIFIPRKCSSQPFLTSPVDYIGCNKIIFVSEDFSTVDHIDIQANPLPPERGFSSFKFLPDSNEQMIVALTTVETPENVSTSIIAMNLDGRILSPERKIIDAKYEGLAFLKHIVNHSNTLNFSFKLMTAILVAQIFFSK, from the coding sequence ATGGGATCTGTGAagtatttttatctttttatttttgtgttaatcattttcaaagaatCCTCCGCGTCTGGCTCAAAGAGGAGACAACGGATTTTTGACGAGGAGTACAAGTTTGAAATAATTGCAGACTACGATGAGAAGGCAATCTCAACAAACAATCCCTATACGTATGATTCAAACATTTGGATTGGAACAGTTCAAGTGATCAATGAGACATTGctgaatatttcattcacGGACGAATCCTACGACATCGTGACACGATACGCCCACAATGGACGTGGAGCGGAGCTGAGTGAGCTGCTCGTCTTCAATGGTAAAATGTACACGTTTGAAGACAAGACAGGCATAATCTTTGACGTCAGCAGCAATCGCTTGATCCCCTGGGTTATCCTTGGGGATGGAGCGGGGAATGAAACGAACGGTTTCAAGTGTGAATGGGCCACAGTGAAAGACGATCACATCTACGTGGGATCGAATGGCTTGGAGAATTATCATTCAGATGGCCAAATTGAGAATCTTAATCACTTCTGGATAAAGAAAGTCTCCAAAATTGGCCaagttttccatgaaaattggTTCCATGTGTACGAAAAGATTAGATCAACACTTGGAATGTCCCTACCGGGATTTATCGTTCACGAAGCCGTTGTTTGGTCACCGATCAATAGAAAATGGATCTTCATCCCGCGCAAATGTTCATCACAACCTTTCCTAACGTCCCCCGTAGACTACATtggatgcaataaaataatcttcGTCAGCGAAGACTTCTCCACCGTTGATCACATTGACATTCAAGCAAACCCACTTCCACCTGAACGTGGCTTTTCAAGCTTCAAATTCCTCCCAGACTCCAATGAACAGATGATCGTCGCTCTCACAACAGTTGAAACCCCCGAAAATGTGAGCACATCAATCATCGCCATGAATCTCGATGGGAGAATTCTCAGCCCCGAAAGGAAAATCATTGATGCAAAGTACGAAGGATTAGCTTTCCTCAAGCACATCGTCAACCATTCAAATAccctcaatttttcatttaaactcaTGACAGCCATTCTCGTGGCACAGATTTTCTTTAGCAAATAG